In the genome of Bacillus sp. S3, one region contains:
- the fabG gene encoding 3-oxoacyl-ACP reductase FabG has protein sequence MFSSLNSKTVIVTGGSKGIGKGIARVFANHGANVALVARNLAAAEDCAAELKSEKGKVAAFSADVQDRESMKAVAKEVYEKFGSIDVLCANAGIFPSANLEDMTNEQWDTVMNTNAKGTFHAVQACIPYLKLAEFGRIVITSSITGPVTGYPGWSHYAASKAAQLGFMRTASLELAGNQITVNAVLPGNVLTEGLEGLGEDYLQEMASAIPMKKLGTVEDIGYAALFLASKEAGFITGQTIIVDGGQILPEN, from the coding sequence ATGTTTAGTTCATTAAATAGTAAGACCGTTATCGTGACAGGAGGCAGTAAAGGGATAGGAAAAGGAATTGCCCGTGTATTTGCGAATCATGGTGCAAATGTAGCATTGGTAGCACGGAATCTAGCTGCTGCCGAGGACTGTGCTGCTGAATTGAAAAGTGAAAAAGGAAAAGTAGCTGCATTTTCAGCGGATGTTCAAGATCGTGAATCAATGAAAGCGGTAGCAAAAGAAGTCTATGAAAAGTTTGGAAGCATTGACGTTTTATGTGCCAATGCAGGAATCTTCCCTTCGGCAAACCTGGAGGATATGACAAATGAACAGTGGGATACAGTCATGAACACGAATGCGAAAGGCACTTTTCATGCGGTACAGGCGTGTATCCCTTACTTAAAGCTCGCTGAATTTGGACGGATAGTGATTACCTCTTCGATTACAGGACCTGTCACAGGTTACCCTGGCTGGTCTCATTATGCTGCAAGTAAAGCGGCTCAATTAGGTTTTATGCGGACAGCATCATTGGAGTTGGCAGGTAATCAGATTACGGTAAATGCTGTGCTGCCGGGAAATGTGCTGACAGAAGGGTTAGAAGGATTAGGGGAGGATTATTTGCAGGAAATGGCATCTGCTATTCCGATGAAAAAGTTAGGCACTGTGGAGGATATTGGCTATGCAGCACTTTTCTTGGCCTCAAAGGAAGCCGGCTTTATCACAGGTCAGACCATTATTGTTGATGGTGGACAAATTTTGCCTGAAAATTAA